The Kocuria turfanensis genome contains the following window.
TGCGCCACGGCCTGGGAGAGCTTGCCCATGGCGATCCGCCCCTCGGGCACGAGCACCGCGCAGGTGAGCCCGGCCTGCTTGGCGTAGGCCGCGGCGGACGCCGAGGTGTTGCCGGTCGAGGCGCACACGACGGCCTCGGCGCCCTCCTCCTTGGCCTTGGTGATCGCCATGGTCATGCCCCGGTCCTTGAACGAGCCGGTCGGGTTCATCCCCTCGAACTTCAGCCAGACCGTGTTGCCGGTGAGCTCCGACAGGGCGCGGGCCCGGATGAGCGGCGTGCCGCCCTCCCCCATGGTGATGACCTCGGTGGAGTCGGTGACCGGCAGCCGGTCCCGGTACTCGTTGATGACGCCCTGCCAGACGTGTGCCATGTGCTGGATCTCTTCCTGTGGACTGCGAACGGTGCGGTGGGGTGCTGGTGCCCCGGGGCGGGCGGCGCCGTGCGGGCGGACGCCGCCGGGGATCAGTCGGCGTGCTCCACGCGGATCACGCCGGTGACGTCCTCGACGAAGGGCAGCTCGCGCAGGGCCTCCACGGTGGCCGTGAGGTCCTTGTTCGTGCCCCGGTGGGTCACCAGGCGGATCTCGGAGCGCTGCGCGGTCCCGTGCGGGTCGTCCTTCTGCTGCATCGTGTAGATGGACACGCCGTGGTCGGCGAAGACCTGGGCGATCCGCGCCAGGACGCCGAGCCGGTCCTGCACGGTGAGGGTGATGGAGAAGCTGGTGCGCACGTCGTCCATGGGCACCGCGGGCAGCTGGGCGTGCGGCTCCGCGCCCTGGGCCGGGGCCCCGAGCACCAGGCGGCGGGCCGCCGAGACGAAGTCGCCCAGCACGGCCGAGGCGGTGGGGGCGCCGCCGGCGCCGGCGCCGTAGAACATCAGGGACCCGGCGTTCGCGGCCTCGACGAACACGGCGTTGTAGGCGCCGTGCACGCCGGCCAGGGGGTGCTCGCGCGGGATCATGGTGGGGGTGACGCGCAGGTTCACCCCGCCCGCGCAGCGCTCGCACACGGCGAGGAGCTTGATGACGTAGCCGGCCTCCGCGGCCGCGGCGACGTCCTCGGCGGTGACGCCGGTGATGCCGCGGCAGTAGACGTCGTCGATGGTGAAGGTGGAGTGGAAGGCCAGGGACGCCAGGATCGCGGCCTTGGCCGCGGCGTCGTGGCCCTCGACGTCGGCGGTCGGGTCCGCCTCGGCGTAGCCCAGCCGCTGGGCCTCGGCGAGCGCGTCGTCGAACTGCGCGCCGGTGGTGTCCATCTGGTCGAGGATGTAGTTGGTGGTGCCGTTCATGATGCCCAGCACGCGGTCCACCCGGTCCCCCGCCAGGGAGTCGGCCATGGGCCGCACGATCGGGATCGCCCCGGCCACGGCGGCCTCGTAGGAGAGGGGCACCCCGGCGTCGTCGGCCGCGTCCTGCAGCTGGCGGCCGTGCCGGGCGATGAGCGCCTTGTTGCCCGAGATCACCGGCTTGCCCGCGTGCAGGGCGCGCAGGATGCGGCTGCGGGCGGGCTCGATGCCCCCGGTGAGCTCGATGACCACGTCCGCGGCGTCGATGAGGGCCTCGGCGTCGGTGGTGAACAGCTCCTCGGGCAGCTCCACGGTCCGCCGCGCGGCGAGGTCCCGCACGGCGATGCCGGCCAGCTCGATGGGGGCGCCCACGCGGGCGGCCATCTCGGTGCTGTGGTCGAGGAGGATGCGGGCCACCTCGGCGCCGACGTTTCCTGCCCCGAGCAGGGCGACCTTCACGGTCGTGGTCGGGCGGGGGGTCGCAGGGGTCGAGTCGCTCAATCAGGCTCCCAGGTCGCGGGCGAACAGGTCTTCTTCGGTCTCGCCCCGCACGATGAGCCGGGCCTCGGGCCCGTCCGCGGCGGTGCGCACGGCGACGACCGGCGGGCGGGCGATCCAGTTGTAGTTGCTGGCCAGGGCCCAGCAGTAGGCGCCCGTGGCAGGCACGGCCAGGACGTCGCCGGGGGCGAGGTCCTCGGGCAGGTAGACGTCGCGGACCACGACGTCCCCGGACTCGCAGTGCTTGCCGACCACCCGGGAGAGCACGGGGGCGCCCTCGGCGCGGCGGTTGGCGAGCACGGCGGTGTAGTCCGCGCCGTAGAGCACCGGACGGGCGTTGTCGCTCATCCCGCCGTCCACCGACACGTAGCGCCGCCGGGCGCCGTCCTCGACGGTCACGGTCTTCAGCGTGCCCACGGTGTAGAGGGTGCACGCGGAGGGACCGGAGATCGCCCGGCCGGGCTCGATCGACAGGTGCGGGACGGCCATGTGCAGGGACCGGGCCGTGGCGGCCACCTGGTCGGCCAGGGACTCGGCGATCTCGCGCGCCGGGCGCGGGGTGTCCGCCTCGGTGTAGGCGATGCCGTAGCCGCCGCCGAGGTCGAGCTCCGGCAGGGTCAGCCCGAAGCGCTCGTCGGCCTGCGCCATGAGGGTCAGCACCCGCTCGGCGGCCTTCCCGAAGCCGTCGGCGTCGAAGATCTGGGAGCCGATGTGGCAGTGCAGGCCGCGCAGGTCGAGGTCGGGGTCCACCACGCAGGCGGCGACGGCCTGCATCGCGGGGCTGTCCCCGCCGTCCTCGGGCGCGGCCAGGGACAGGCCGAACTTCTGGTCCTCGTGGGCGGTGGCGATGAACTCGTGCGTGGAGGCGTGCACCCCCGGGGTCACCCGGATCATCACCGGCGCCACGACGCCCAGGGTGCGCGCCAGGTGGGCGACGAGCTCGATCTCGGCCAGGGAGTCCACCACGATCCGCCCGAGCCCGTTGTCGAGGGCGCGGGTGATCTCGGCGGCCGACTTGTTGTTGCCGTGCAGCGCGATCCGGGCCGGCTCCATGCCGCCGCGCAGGGCCACGGCCAGCTCCCCGCCCGAGGAGGTGTCGACGTTGAGCCCCTCCTCGCGGATCCATCGCACCACCTCGGTGGTCAGGAAGGACTTCCCGGCGTAGTAGACGGAGACCTCCGCCCCGATCCGCGCGAACGCCTCGGTGAAGGCGGCGCGGAACTCCCGGGCGCGGGCCCGGAAGGTGTCCTCGGAGTAGACGTAGGAGGGGGTCCCGTAGCGCTCGGCGAGCTCCGTGGCGGGGATCCCCGCCACGGTCAGCACTCCCTCGGCGTCGCGCCGGAACGCCTCGGGCCAGATGGCCGGGTCGAGCGCGTCGAGGTCCTCGGGCACGCTGAGCCACTGCGGGGCCAGCGGCGAGCCCCCGGTGCGGGTGGTGGGGTCGGCGGTCATGCGAATCACATCCTCTCGGGGGCCGACACGCCGAGCAGGCCCAGGCCGTTGGCCAGGACCTGGCGTGCGGCGTCGTTGAGCCACAGCCGGGTGCGGTGCAGGTCGGTGACGTCGTCGTCGCCCTGCGGGGCCACGCGGCAGACGTCGTACCAGCGGTGGTAGGTCCCGGCGAGGACCTCCAGGTGGCGGGCCACCCGGTGCGGCTCCCGGAACTCGGCGGCCTGCGCGAGCACCGAGGGGTACTGGCCCAGGGCCGCGAGCAGCTCTCCCTCCATCGGGTGGTCGAGCAGGGAGGCGTCGAACACGGCCTCGCCGTCCGCCCCGGTGCGGGACACCCCGGCGGCCTCGGCGTTGCGGCCCACGGCGCAGGTGCGGGCGTGGGCGTACTGGACGTAGAAGACCGGGTTCTCGTTGGACCGGCGGGTCAGCAGGTCCAGGTCGATGTCGATGTTGGAGTCCACGGAGAACCGGGTCAGCGAGTAGCGGGCGGCGTCCACGCCGACGGCCTCGACGAGGTCCTCCATGGTCACCACCGTGCCGTTCCGCTTGGACATCCGCACCGGCACCCCGTCCTTGACCAGGTTGACCATCTGGCCGATGAGCACCTCGACCCGCTCCGGGGCGTCGCCCAGGGCGGCCGCGGCGGCCTTGAGCCGGGCCACGTAGCCGTGGTGGTCGGCGCCCAGCATGTAGATGCACAGGTCCGCGCCGCGGTCCCGCTTGTTCTTGAAGTAGGCGATGTCCCCGGCGATGTAGGCCGCCTGGCCGTCGGACTTGACGACCACCCGGTCCTTGTCGTCGCCGTAGGCGGTGGAGCGGAGCCACCACGCGCCGTCCGCGAAGTAGAGGGCGCCGGAGGTCTTGAGCTGCTCCAGCAGGGCCTCCACCGCGCCGTTGCTGAACAGCGACTGCTCGTGGAAGTAGACGTCGAAGTCCACGCCGAAGTCGTGCAGCGAGGACTTGATCTCCGCGAACATCAGCTCCACGCCGGCGGCCCGGAAGCCCTCCTGGGGGTCCCCGGAGTCGAGCACGCCGGGGTTCTCGGCCACGATCCGCTGGGCGATCTCGGTGACGTACTCCCCGCCGTAGCCGTCCTCCGGGGCGGGCTCGCCCTGGGCGCGGGCCAGCAGGGAGCGGGCGAAGCGGTCGATCTGCGCGCCGGCGTCGTTGAAGTAGTACTCCCGCACCACCTGCGCGCCCTGCGCCTCGAGCACCCGCGCGAGGGAGTCGCCGACGGCGGCCCAGCGCGTGCCGCCCAGGTGCACCGGGCCGGTGGGGTTCGCCGAGACGAACTCGAGGTTGATGGACGTCCCGGCCAGCGCGTCCGCCCTGCCGAAGGCCTCCCCCTGCTCCACCACGGTGCGGGCGATCCCGCCGGCGGCGGCGGCGTCGAGGGTGATGTTGAGGAAGCCCGGGCCGGCCACGTCCACGGCGGCCACGCCGGGGGTGCCCTGCAGCCGGTCCTGCACGACGGCGGCGACGTCGCGGGGAGCCCGGCCGACCTTCTTGGCCAGCTGCATGGCGACGTTCGTCGCCCAGTCCCCGTGCTCCCGGTTCTTCGGTCGCTCGATGCGCACCTCCGGCAGCGCGGCGCCGTCGGCGAGGGCGAGATCGCCCTGGGCCACGGCGTCCTGCAGGCATGCGGATACGGCGAGAGAAAGTTGTTCTGGAGTCACCGGACCAGTGTAACCGGGCGCTCCGCAGGCCCTGTGCCGGGCGGGGAACGACAGCCGCGCAAAACCTGCTAGTATCGTCGAGGTTCATCGCTGAGGCGGTGAAAGGCCCGCGTAGCTCAGGGGATAGAGCGTCTGCCTCCGGAGCAGAAGGCCGTAGGTTCGAATCCTACCGCGGGCACCCCGTACGACACAGGGCCCCGGACCGATCGGTCCGGGGCCCTGTGTCGTTCCCGTGCTCCCGCCGCACGTCCCCGCCCGGCGAGGCGCATAGAGTGCCCCCATGACTCAACAGCACACTGTCGGTTCCGCCCTGAAGCGGGACATCACGGGACCGCTCCTGTTCCTGTTCATCCTCGGCGACGTCCTCGGCGCCGGCGTCTACGCCCTGGTGGGCACCATCGCGGGCCGGGTCGGGGGCGTCACCTGGGCGCCCATGGTGCTGGCCCTGGTGCTGGCGCTGCTGACCGCGGCCTCCTACGCCGAGCTGGTCACCAAGTACCCGAGGGCCGGGGGCGCGGCGGTGTTCGCCGAACGGGCCTTCGGCGTGCCCCTCGTGTCCTACCTCGTCGGGTTCTGCATGCTCGCCGCCGGCGTGGTCAGCGCCGCCGCCCTGGCCCTGGCCTTCAGCGGGGACTACCTCTCGGTCTTCCTCGACGTCCCGCCGACGGCCGGCGCCGCGGTCTTCCTGGTCCTGGTGGCCCTGCTCAACGCGCGCGGGATCAAGGAGTCCCTGCGGGCCAACGTCGCCATGACCGCGGTGGAGCTGACGGGGCTGCTGATCGTCGTCGTGGCCGCGGCCCTGCTGCTCGGCCGGGGCGAGGGCGATCCCGGCCGGGCGCTGAGCTTCGGGGAGGGCGTGGACCCGCTGCCCGCGGTCCTCGGCGGGGCGCTGCTGGCCTACTACTCCTTCGTGGGCTTCGAGACCTCCGCCAACGTCGTGGAGGAGCTCCGGGAGCCCTCCCGCACCTATCCCCGGGCGCTGTTCGGGGCGC
Protein-coding sequences here:
- a CDS encoding homoserine dehydrogenase, which codes for MSDSTPATPRPTTTVKVALLGAGNVGAEVARILLDHSTEMAARVGAPIELAGIAVRDLAARRTVELPEELFTTDAEALIDAADVVIELTGGIEPARSRILRALHAGKPVISGNKALIARHGRQLQDAADDAGVPLSYEAAVAGAIPIVRPMADSLAGDRVDRVLGIMNGTTNYILDQMDTTGAQFDDALAEAQRLGYAEADPTADVEGHDAAAKAAILASLAFHSTFTIDDVYCRGITGVTAEDVAAAAEAGYVIKLLAVCERCAGGVNLRVTPTMIPREHPLAGVHGAYNAVFVEAANAGSLMFYGAGAGGAPTASAVLGDFVSAARRLVLGAPAQGAEPHAQLPAVPMDDVRTSFSITLTVQDRLGVLARIAQVFADHGVSIYTMQQKDDPHGTAQRSEIRLVTHRGTNKDLTATVEALRELPFVEDVTGVIRVEHAD
- the lysA gene encoding diaminopimelate decarboxylase — translated: MTADPTTRTGGSPLAPQWLSVPEDLDALDPAIWPEAFRRDAEGVLTVAGIPATELAERYGTPSYVYSEDTFRARAREFRAAFTEAFARIGAEVSVYYAGKSFLTTEVVRWIREEGLNVDTSSGGELAVALRGGMEPARIALHGNNKSAAEITRALDNGLGRIVVDSLAEIELVAHLARTLGVVAPVMIRVTPGVHASTHEFIATAHEDQKFGLSLAAPEDGGDSPAMQAVAACVVDPDLDLRGLHCHIGSQIFDADGFGKAAERVLTLMAQADERFGLTLPELDLGGGYGIAYTEADTPRPAREIAESLADQVAATARSLHMAVPHLSIEPGRAISGPSACTLYTVGTLKTVTVEDGARRRYVSVDGGMSDNARPVLYGADYTAVLANRRAEGAPVLSRVVGKHCESGDVVVRDVYLPEDLAPGDVLAVPATGAYCWALASNYNWIARPPVVAVRTAADGPEARLIVRGETEEDLFARDLGA
- a CDS encoding APC family permease, with protein sequence MTQQHTVGSALKRDITGPLLFLFILGDVLGAGVYALVGTIAGRVGGVTWAPMVLALVLALLTAASYAELVTKYPRAGGAAVFAERAFGVPLVSYLVGFCMLAAGVVSAAALALAFSGDYLSVFLDVPPTAGAAVFLVLVALLNARGIKESLRANVAMTAVELTGLLIVVVAAALLLGRGEGDPGRALSFGEGVDPLPAVLGGALLAYYSFVGFETSANVVEELREPSRTYPRALFGALAAAGVMYVLVGTAASVVLPAERLAASSAPLLDVVSASGIAVPGWLFSLIALVAVANGALLTMIMASRLAYGMGVQGLLPGVFTRVLPLRGTPWAAIAATTAVAVVLTTTGGVVVLAETLVLLLLFVFLSSNIAVLVLRRERVAHGHFRAWTPLPVLAVLSCLVLLSQQSAEVWWRGGILIGAGAVLYAVARLTGRRPGAPGRADVTADGASPAATEDASGRAGLRG
- the argS gene encoding arginine--tRNA ligase, which produces MTPEQLSLAVSACLQDAVAQGDLALADGAALPEVRIERPKNREHGDWATNVAMQLAKKVGRAPRDVAAVVQDRLQGTPGVAAVDVAGPGFLNITLDAAAAGGIARTVVEQGEAFGRADALAGTSINLEFVSANPTGPVHLGGTRWAAVGDSLARVLEAQGAQVVREYYFNDAGAQIDRFARSLLARAQGEPAPEDGYGGEYVTEIAQRIVAENPGVLDSGDPQEGFRAAGVELMFAEIKSSLHDFGVDFDVYFHEQSLFSNGAVEALLEQLKTSGALYFADGAWWLRSTAYGDDKDRVVVKSDGQAAYIAGDIAYFKNKRDRGADLCIYMLGADHHGYVARLKAAAAALGDAPERVEVLIGQMVNLVKDGVPVRMSKRNGTVVTMEDLVEAVGVDAARYSLTRFSVDSNIDIDLDLLTRRSNENPVFYVQYAHARTCAVGRNAEAAGVSRTGADGEAVFDASLLDHPMEGELLAALGQYPSVLAQAAEFREPHRVARHLEVLAGTYHRWYDVCRVAPQGDDDVTDLHRTRLWLNDAARQVLANGLGLLGVSAPERM